From Streptomyces sp. HUAS MG91, the proteins below share one genomic window:
- a CDS encoding AraC family transcriptional regulator has product MERDTRGIVDPDSLLTRVRFRRHEPAPALRPYVENYWLIDWDLPVPYASHVVPHPAVNLTFQWDEADGPPYGELTGVWAPGLYTRKIGGRGRVCGVKFRPGMFRPFAPDRPVSAWTGQVLPYADVFPATDPAAALHPADDRARAAALDAYLLPLVPAVPDPQAELARGLVARIRAERAVHRVADLASEEGLSVRSLQRLFAGYVGVSPKWCVLRYRIHEAVEAAARRDAVDWAALAADLGYADQAHLVRDFTATVGVSPTAYPSN; this is encoded by the coding sequence ATGGAGCGTGACACGCGCGGGATCGTCGATCCGGACTCGCTGCTGACACGCGTCCGGTTCCGCCGCCACGAGCCCGCGCCGGCGCTGCGCCCGTACGTGGAGAACTACTGGCTCATCGACTGGGACCTGCCCGTCCCCTACGCCTCGCACGTCGTCCCGCACCCCGCGGTGAACCTGACGTTCCAGTGGGACGAGGCGGACGGCCCGCCGTACGGGGAGCTGACCGGCGTCTGGGCGCCCGGCCTCTACACCCGCAAGATCGGCGGGCGCGGCCGGGTCTGCGGGGTGAAGTTCCGGCCCGGCATGTTCCGGCCCTTCGCGCCGGACCGGCCGGTCTCCGCGTGGACCGGCCAGGTGCTGCCGTACGCGGACGTCTTCCCGGCGACCGACCCGGCCGCCGCGCTCCACCCCGCCGACGACCGTGCCCGGGCCGCCGCCCTCGACGCCTACCTGCTGCCCCTCGTCCCGGCCGTCCCCGATCCGCAGGCCGAGCTCGCACGCGGCCTCGTCGCCCGGATCCGCGCCGAGCGCGCCGTGCACCGGGTCGCCGACCTGGCCTCCGAGGAGGGGCTTTCGGTGCGCTCGCTCCAGCGGCTGTTCGCCGGGTATGTCGGGGTCAGCCCCAAGTGGTGCGTGCTGCGCTACCGCATCCATGAGGCGGTGGAGGCGGCCGCCCGGCGCGACGCCGTCGACTGGGCCGCCCTCGCCGCCGACCTCGGGTACGCGGACCAGGCCCATCTCGTCCGCGACTTCACCGCGACGGTGGGGGTGTCGCCGACGGCTTACCCGTCGAACTAG